The proteins below are encoded in one region of Helianthus annuus cultivar XRQ/B chromosome 2, HanXRQr2.0-SUNRISE, whole genome shotgun sequence:
- the LOC110904818 gene encoding LOB domain-containing protein 27: MHHFFPSFLTQIILHLLTQIMTLKGGTSQACAACKYQRKRCTPECALAPHFRPEQTEIFKNAHKLFGVRNILRILEQVDPAMKNEAMRSIIYQANMRDRSPVHGCLGVIYQLQYQIRQAEKELYTVFSQLELYKQNQRRQQEITLSPMDSPESQQLQLGMGVEQSGNPGLTLFQNEVNDHTPQQPFVPVAAFQISYSGNENGSDVINVDSKDSMNMNNVMWGQQICYNENNDKSQMVNTQPLTIQDEVTHDYDEIYPFFDTIDDTQSYIDSKEANESSSDSSQLKEATQSIQHVAGNTLKNAQLQVNKCLEIYGLVGGLGFGYVILGVLMEDIAQITVACTGSELMQALTFF, translated from the exons ATGCACCATTTTTTCCCATCATTTCTTACCCAAATTATTCTCCATCTTCTAACCCAAATTATGACCCTCAAGGGCGGCACCAGCCAAGCCTGCGCTGCCTGCAAATACCAACGTAAGCGGTGCACCCCTGAGTGCGCCCTCGCCCCGCATTTCCGCCCTGAACAGACCGAGATCTTCAAGAATGCACACAAGCTCTTTGGCGTCAGGAACATCCTAAGAATCCTCGAACAGGTTGATCCAGCTATGAAAAACGAAGCCATGCGGTCCATAATCTATCAAGCCAACATGCGCGACCGCTCCCCGGTCCACGGCTGCTTAGGGGTCATATatcagctccagtatcaaataaggCAAGCTGAGAAAGAGCTCTATACGGTATTTTCACAGCTTGAGCTTTACAAACAGAACCAACGGCGACAACAAGAGATCACATTGTCCCCCATGGACTCTCCTGAATCGCAACAGTTACAATTAGGAATGGGTGTTGAACAATCTGGTAATCCCGGGCTAACCCTTTTCCAAAATGAAGTTAATGATCACACTCCACAACAGCCTTTTGTTCCTGTGGCTGCATTTCAGATTTCCTATAGTGGGAATGAGAATGGGAGTGATGTGATTAATGTTGATTCTAAGGACAGTATGAATATGAATAATGTTATGTGGGGGCAACAAATATGTTACAATGAGAACAATGATAAATCTCAAATGGTTAACACACAGCCATTGACAATTCAAGATGAAGTTACTCATGATTATGATGAAATTTATCCGTTTTTCGACACGATTGATGATACTCAATCATATATAGATTCTAAGGAGGCCAATGAGTCGAG CTCGGATTCGTCGCAGCTAAAGGAGGCCACACAATCCATTCAGCATGTTGCAGGGAATACACTGAAGAACGCCCAACTACAAGTAAATAAGTGTCTAGAAATTTATGGATTAGTAGGTGGTTTAGGATTTGGCTATGTAATTCTAGGCGTTTTAATGGAAGATATTGCACAAATTACAGTGGCTTGCACGGGTAGTGAACTCATGCAAGCTTTGACATTTTTTTAG